One Candidatus Aminicenantes bacterium genomic window carries:
- a CDS encoding DUF374 domain-containing protein, protein MGDFLRRKFLCLLIHGIVGTCRTEVSGLEAVEAVRHRGAPVIILFWHRHIFALIHHFRNSGARPLISQSKDGELVAGVAREFGLKPIRGSSSRGGAPAFLSMMRSLREPGTEVLITADGPRGPAREMKPGTLELARRSGAWLIPVSWYARPSHIFQRSWDRFLLPLPFSRIRLAYGAPIHPDSLPVRNAEEMVQRRMDELEESLRRGLHGGNDPEETI, encoded by the coding sequence ATGGGTGATTTCCTGCGGCGCAAGTTCCTTTGCCTGCTGATCCACGGCATTGTCGGCACCTGCCGTACTGAAGTGTCCGGCCTGGAAGCCGTTGAAGCGGTCCGGCACCGGGGCGCGCCCGTGATCATCCTGTTCTGGCACCGCCATATTTTTGCCCTGATCCACCATTTCCGCAACAGCGGCGCTCGCCCCCTGATCTCGCAGTCAAAGGACGGTGAACTCGTGGCCGGCGTAGCCCGGGAATTCGGGCTCAAGCCCATCCGCGGCTCCTCTTCACGGGGAGGCGCCCCCGCTTTTTTATCCATGATGCGCAGCCTGCGCGAACCCGGAACCGAAGTGTTGATCACCGCCGACGGTCCCAGGGGCCCGGCCCGCGAAATGAAACCCGGCACCCTGGAACTCGCTCGTCGCAGCGGGGCCTGGCTGATTCCGGTCAGCTGGTACGCCAGGCCGTCACACATTTTCCAGCGTTCCTGGGACAGGTTCCTGCTGCCTTTGCCGTTCAGCCGCATCCGGCTTGCTTACGGTGCCCCCATCCACCCGGATTCACTGCCCGTCCGCAACGCGGAAGAGATGGTCCAGCGCCGCATGGATGAACTCGAAGAGAGCCTGCGCCGCGGACTCCATGGGGGGAACGACCCGGAGGAAACCATATGA
- a CDS encoding ATP-dependent 6-phosphofructokinase — protein sequence MKRIRRLGILTGGGDCPGLNAVIRAVVKTAFTRYNAEVVGIRDGFRGLVENDTRPLGFDDVSGILPRGGTILGTSNRHNPFQYPVLDADGNRTGFSDRSADAAATVEREKLDLLVAIGGDGTQTLANKMYKQYGIPVVGVPKTIDNDIGGTDLTFGFDTAVSIATEAVDRLHSTAESHHRIMVLEVMGRYAGWIALEAGIAGGGDVILIPEIPFDMNLVARKIRDREKRGKRFSLIVVAEGAKQVDGELVVARKVQDPSDPIRLGGISRFVGDTIEDLTDIESRYTILGHVQRGGSPTAFDRLLATRFGYHAMETAVDGLFGHMVGLRGTKIVATPIAEAVAVPRKVAPDGDIVKTAMALGTGFGF from the coding sequence ATGAAACGCATTCGTCGACTGGGAATTCTGACCGGCGGGGGTGATTGCCCCGGCCTCAACGCAGTGATCCGTGCCGTGGTCAAAACCGCTTTCACACGCTACAACGCCGAAGTCGTGGGCATCCGTGACGGCTTCCGCGGCCTGGTGGAGAATGACACCCGTCCGTTGGGCTTTGACGACGTCTCGGGGATCCTGCCCCGGGGCGGCACCATCCTGGGGACATCCAACCGCCACAATCCCTTTCAATATCCCGTACTGGACGCCGACGGCAACCGCACCGGTTTCTCGGACCGCTCCGCTGACGCCGCGGCGACGGTGGAACGCGAGAAGCTCGATTTGCTGGTGGCCATCGGCGGCGACGGCACCCAGACCCTGGCCAATAAAATGTACAAGCAGTACGGCATTCCCGTGGTCGGGGTGCCCAAGACGATTGACAACGATATCGGCGGTACGGACCTCACCTTCGGTTTCGACACCGCGGTTTCCATCGCCACCGAGGCGGTGGATCGCCTCCATTCCACCGCCGAATCCCACCACCGCATCATGGTTTTAGAGGTAATGGGACGTTATGCCGGCTGGATCGCCCTGGAAGCGGGCATCGCCGGCGGGGGCGACGTGATCCTCATTCCGGAAATCCCTTTTGACATGAACCTGGTGGCCCGCAAGATCCGTGACCGGGAAAAACGCGGCAAGCGTTTTTCCCTGATCGTGGTGGCCGAGGGCGCCAAACAGGTGGACGGCGAACTGGTCGTGGCCCGGAAAGTTCAGGACCCCAGCGACCCCATCCGCCTGGGCGGTATTTCACGCTTTGTGGGCGACACCATCGAGGACTTGACCGACATTGAATCCCGGTACACGATCCTGGGCCACGTGCAACGAGGCGGCAGCCCCACGGCATTCGACCGCCTGCTGGCCACCCGCTTCGGCTACCACGCCATGGAAACCGCGGTCGACGGCCTGTTCGGCCACATGGTGGGACTGCGGGGCACAAAGATCGTGGCCACCCCGATTGCGGAAGCCGTGGCCGTACCCCGGAAGGTTGCGCCCGACGGCGACATCGTCAAAACCGCCATGGCCCTGGGCACCGGGTTCGGATTCTGA
- a CDS encoding zinc-dependent peptidase: MEFLIFAIGCLVVALFFLVKPWFIKHKRQKIRQQPFPQKWLAILQKHFPLYRGLPAALQKELREKIQVFLAEKNFVGRQGQEVTDEVRVLTAAQACLLLLNRKTNYFPKLSTIYIYPTAYMARRVSQSGHLVSESTQTNLGESWSSGELVLAWDAAVHGAKNTYDGRNVVFHEFAHQLDQEDGAADGAPILAEFSAYASWARVLGEEYERLIRKKKKHRKTVMNKYGATNPAEFFAVAGETFFEKPRQLEKRHPELYAELKSYYATDPITWYDRLHASKGDAQGRGTVLGRGTVLDNLTISALHPHATAFVQRPQAVDAKVSEHVHLSNLPVGQSPLFLQQ; this comes from the coding sequence ATGGAATTTCTGATCTTTGCCATCGGTTGCCTGGTCGTGGCCCTGTTCTTTCTGGTCAAACCCTGGTTTATTAAGCATAAACGCCAAAAAATCAGGCAACAACCCTTTCCGCAAAAATGGCTCGCTATCCTGCAAAAGCATTTCCCCCTGTACAGAGGTCTGCCCGCTGCGTTGCAGAAGGAGCTGCGGGAAAAGATTCAGGTTTTCCTGGCCGAGAAAAACTTCGTCGGACGCCAGGGCCAGGAAGTCACTGATGAAGTGCGCGTGCTGACGGCCGCCCAGGCCTGCCTGCTGCTGCTGAATCGCAAGACAAACTACTTTCCCAAACTCTCCACCATCTACATCTATCCCACCGCCTACATGGCCAGACGCGTCAGCCAGTCGGGCCACTTGGTCTCTGAATCCACCCAGACCAACCTGGGAGAATCATGGAGCAGCGGCGAACTGGTGCTGGCCTGGGACGCCGCGGTCCACGGGGCCAAAAACACCTATGACGGCCGCAACGTGGTCTTTCACGAGTTCGCCCACCAGTTGGACCAGGAGGACGGGGCCGCCGACGGCGCGCCCATCCTGGCGGAGTTTTCCGCTTACGCCTCCTGGGCGCGGGTGCTGGGCGAAGAGTACGAGCGCCTGATCCGCAAAAAGAAAAAACACCGCAAGACGGTGATGAACAAGTACGGGGCCACCAACCCCGCCGAATTCTTCGCCGTTGCCGGCGAGACCTTTTTTGAAAAACCGCGCCAGCTGGAAAAGCGCCACCCCGAACTCTACGCAGAACTCAAGTCCTACTACGCCACCGACCCCATCACCTGGTACGACCGCCTGCACGCTTCCAAGGGGGACGCCCAAGGAAGGGGGACGGTTCTAGGAAGGGGGACGGTTCTTGACAATTTGACAATTTCAGCTCTTCATCCGCATGCGACTGCGTTTGTACAACGTCCCCAGGCTGTTGATGCTAAGGTCTCCGAACATGTCCATTTGAGCAATCTCCCTGTAGGTCAGTCCCCCTTGTTCCTTCAACAATAG